The following are encoded in a window of Oncorhynchus mykiss isolate Arlee chromosome Y, USDA_OmykA_1.1, whole genome shotgun sequence genomic DNA:
- the LOC110510159 gene encoding wiskott-Aldrich syndrome protein family member 3-like has product MPLVKRCIEPRHLCRGAVPDGVTSELECVTNSTLAAIIKQLGGLSRHAEDIFGELFNEANSFYMRMNSLQERVDLLAVKVTQLDSTVEEVSLQDINMRKAFKSSTIQDQQVVSRNSILNPVMEMYHRCDKPPPLNILSPYRDDNKDGLKFYTDPSYFFNLWREKMIQATENKRKEKRRQKAGDKEQKQVEDPSREVKKVRKARNRRQEWNMMAYDKEFRPENRLTPSPYHGMSSEGSLSPDRSGMSDELSYPASPNHPPQEGAVLGPDGKEHLTGLNQTQSLDRAYRPPAAGTAAAQARQHSLGRVQPNQGPTPTDPSLNGPRPAAAKEASGHQMPEHFIPPAPPPPPPLIPSAQTAFDSTAGPPTLAPAGLPTLAPGTMATLSRPYSPSPPPPPPASYFPSPSHPVTGGPPVAPPPPPPGGPPTFAPSPAHAMHPSGGTLPRKGKVLGIPISDARSDLLSAIRRGIQLRKVQEQREQEAKREPVGNDVATILSRRIAVDYSESDEDSEPEENEWSD; this is encoded by the exons ATGCCGCTGGTTAAAAGATGCATCGAGCCCAGGCACCTGTGCCGTGGAGCCGTGCCGGACGGGGTCACCAGCGAGCTGGAGTGTGTCACTAACAGCACCCTGGCAGCCATCATCAAACAGTTGGGGGGCCTGA GTCGACATGCAGAGGATATTTTTGGAGAGCTGTTCAATGAGGCCAACAGCTTCTACATGAGAATGAACAGCCTCCAAGAGAGAGTGGACCTGCTGGCGGTCAAAGTCACCCAGCTGGACTCCACTGTGGAGGAGG TTTCGCTGCAGGACATCAACATGAGGAAAGCCTTCAAGAGCTCCACCATCCAAGACCAGCAGGTGGTGTCCAGGAACTCCATCCTCAACCCTGTCATGGAGATGTACCATCGCTGTGACAAACCTCCACCCCTCAACATCCTTAGCCCCTACAG GGATGACAACAAGGATGGTCTGAAGTTCTACACAGACCCATCCTACTTCTTTAATCTGTGGAGAGAGAAGATGATCCAGGCAACAGAAAACAAGCGGAAGGAGAAGAGGCGGCAGAAGGCAGGTGACAAG GAGCAGAAACAGGTGGAGGACCCCAGCCGGGAGGTGAAGAAGGTGAGGAAGGCCCGTAACCGTCGTCAGGAGTGGAACATGATGGCATACGACAAGGAGTTCCGTCCAGAAAACCGCCTCACGCCTTCACCCTACCATGGCATGTCCTCTGAGGgatctctctctccagacag GTCTGGTATGTCTGATGAGCTGTCCTACCCTGCCAGCCCTAACCACCCACCCCAGGAGGGAGCTGTCTTGGGTCCTGATGGGAAGGAGCACCTCACAGGCCTCAACCAGACCCAGTCTCTGGACCGGGCCTACCGACCCCCTGCTGCCGGCACCGCTGCAGCCCAAGCCCGCCAGCACTCCCTGGGCCGCGTGCAGCCCAACCAAGGACCCACACCCACAGACCCCTCCCTAAACGGACCCCGGCCTGCAGCTGCCAAAGAGGCTAG TGGTCACCAGATGCCAGAGCACTTTATCCCTCCGGCCCcacccccacctcctcccctcatcccctcaGCCCAGACGGCCTTCGACAGCACAGCCGGGCCTCCCACCCTGGCCCCTGCAGGTCTCCCCACCCTGGCCCCTGGCACCATGGCCACCCTGTCCCGCCCATACAGCCCCTCACCCCCTCCACCCCCGCCCGCCAGCTacttcccctctccatcccacCCTGTCACTGGGGGACCCCCTGTtgcccctcctccacccccacctGGTGGCCCCCCAACATTCGCTCCCTCCCCAGCCCATGCCATGCACCCCTCTGGGGGCACACTGCCAAGGAAGGGCAAGGTGCTAGGCATCCCGATAAGCGACGCACGGAGCGACCTGCTGTCAGCCATCCGCAGAG GCATCCAGCTGAGGAAGGTGCAGGAGCAGCGTGAGCAGGAAGCCAAGCGGGAGCCTGTGGGGAACGACGTGGCCACCATCCTGTCCCGACGTATCGCAGTGGACTACAGCGAATCAGATGAGGACTCGGAGCCTGAGGAGAACGAGTGGTCAGACTGA
- the LOC110510161 gene encoding G-protein coupled receptor 12-like: protein MHCDDSLSAAAMSNQFQNTSSPIWSVQEGGNSTPPPTFELEPVPVSVNPWDIVLCVTGTLMSCENAIVIALIIYTPTLKAPMFVLIGSLAFADLLAGLGLIVNFTITYIFDTGFATLLSAGLLITAFSASVLNILAITVDRYLSLYNALTYHTERTVIFTIVTLVLIWVTSITLGALPIMGWNCLKDETTCSICAPIDKNHAAALAVTLLFVFALILQLYLQICKIAFRHAQQIAVQHQFMTTSHSSSTTKGVSTLSIILGTFALCWIPFAMYSLVADIRYPPIYTYVTALPAICHSMINPIIYAFRNPEIQKSMRLACCCGCASSNFPLRPRTPSVV from the exons ATGCACTG TGATGATTCACTCTCTGCCGCAGCTATGAGTAACCAATTCCAAAACACCTCTTCCCCAATCTGGAGTGTTCAAGAAGGAGGGAATTCCACGCCACCTCCAACATTTGAGCTGGAGCCGGTGCCTGTCAGCGTGAATCCCTGGGATATAGTATTGTGTGTCACAGGGACCTTAATGTCCTGTGAAAATGCAATCGTGATTGCCTTAATTATTTACACGCCCACCCTGAAAGCGCCCATGTTCGTGTTGATAGGGAGCCTGGCTTTTGCGGACCTACTGGCAGGGCTTGGTTTGATAGTGAATTTCACCATCACCTACATATTTGATACGGGATTCGCGACGCTGCTATCAGCTGGACTGCTCATCACTGCCTTTTCGGCCTCCGTTCTCAATATCCTGGCAATCACTGTGGATAGATACCTGTCCCTCTACAACGCACTGACATACCACACAGAAAGAACAGTGATTTTTACCATCGTCACACTGGTGCTCATTTGGGTGACTAGCATCACTCTGGGCGCGTTACCGATCATGGGTTGGAACTGCCTTAAGGATGAGACTACTTGCAGTATTTGCGCTCCCATTGATAAAAATCACGCTGCAGCACTGGCTGTGACTCTTCTTTTTGTATTCGCACTCATTTTGCAACTATACCTCCAGATTTGCAAGATTGCTTTTCGTCACGCGCAGCAAATCGCGGTGCAGCACCAGTTCATGACtacctcccactcctcctccaccactaaaGGGGTCTCCACCCTCTCCATTATACTTGGCACATTTGCATTGTGCTGGATCCCCTTCGCCATGTACTCTCTGGTGGCGGACATCAGATACCCCCCCATCTATACCTACGTCACCGCTCTCCCAGCCATTTGTCACTCAATGATAAACCCCATCATTTATGCTTTCAGAAATCCCGAGATACAGAAATCTATGAGACTGGCTTGTTGTTGTGGATGTGCATCTTCCAACTTCCCTCTGCGACCAAGGACGCCAAGTGTTGTCTAG